Proteins from a single region of Pseudomonas sp. 10S4:
- a CDS encoding YbaY family lipoprotein, with protein MKKLSLLAMTALLGACQSMHPAAKTSLDGEVFYLQRIALPPSATLSVSLQDVSLADAPAVVIDEQKGPVKGQVPLPFHLSYDPSQVKPGHRYSVRARIEVNGELMFITTENHAVKLDGNDPQPLKIRVDAVR; from the coding sequence ATGAAAAAACTCTCTCTATTGGCCATGACCGCGCTACTGGGAGCCTGCCAATCCATGCACCCCGCCGCTAAAACCAGCCTCGATGGCGAAGTGTTCTACCTGCAACGCATCGCTTTGCCGCCAAGCGCCACGTTGAGTGTCAGCCTGCAGGACGTGTCCCTGGCCGACGCCCCAGCCGTAGTCATCGACGAACAGAAAGGCCCGGTCAAAGGCCAGGTGCCGCTACCGTTTCATCTGAGCTACGATCCGTCGCAGGTCAAACCTGGCCATCGTTACTCGGTCAGGGCGCGGATCGAAGTCAACGGCGAACTGATGTTCATCACCACCGAAAACCACGCCGTAAAACTCGACGGCAACGATCCGCAACCGCTGAAAATCCGCGTCGACGCCGTTCGTTAA
- the plsB gene encoding glycerol-3-phosphate 1-O-acyltransferase PlsB, which yields MTRSPFRRLVFGTLRRLLYLWVRSETINQSSLTLNLDRSRPVFYVLQNPSLTDLAVVDTECTKAGLPRPVLPVSVGNLLEPAAFFYLTPEPDWLGRQDKRGAPPTLTRLVSALSQNAAEDAQIIPVSVFWGQSPDSESSPWKLLFADSWAVTGRLRRLLSIIVLGRKTRVQFSAPIHLRELIDHNKGHERTVRMAQRILRVHFRNLKAAVIGPDISHRRNLVKGLLNQPLVKQAILDEAERENISPEKAKAQALRYGNEIASDYTYTAIRFLEVVLSWFWNKIYDGVKVNHIEGVQKVAQGHEVIYVPCHRSHIDYLLLSYLLFRNGLTPPHVAAGINLNMPVIGSLLRRGGAFFMRRTFKGNPLYTSVFNEYLHTLFTKGFPVEYFVEGGRSRTGRMLQPKTGMLAITLRSFLRSSRMPIVFIPVYIGYERVLEGRTYLGELRGATKKKESIFDIFKVIGALKQRFGQVAVNFGEPIKLAEFLDSEQPDWRSQELGPQFKPAWLNETTNRLGEKVAQHLNEAAAINPVNLVALALLSTSRLALDDRAMARVLDLYLALLRKVPYSPHTTLPEGDGRALIEHVKDMDLLSEQSDALGKILYLDEQNAVLMTYYRNNVLHIFALPALLASFFQSASRMSREQILRYTRALYPYLQSELFIRWSMDELDGVVDQWLEAFVEQGLLRFENDVYLRPAPSSRHFVLLTLLSKSIAQTLQRFYMTVSLLLNSGQNSISAEELEDLCTVMAQRLSILHGLNAPEFFDKSLFRHFIQTLLDLDVLRRDEAGKLSYHAQLGELAEGAAKRVLPAEIRLSIRQVALHRSEDAADQVATQPET from the coding sequence ATGACCCGTTCCCCGTTTCGCCGTCTTGTGTTTGGCACCCTGCGCCGACTGTTGTACCTCTGGGTTCGCTCGGAGACGATCAACCAGTCGTCCCTTACCCTCAACCTCGACCGCAGCCGTCCGGTGTTCTACGTCCTGCAAAACCCTTCGCTGACCGACCTCGCGGTGGTCGACACCGAGTGCACCAAAGCCGGCCTGCCGCGCCCGGTGCTGCCGGTGTCGGTGGGTAATCTGTTGGAGCCCGCCGCGTTCTTTTACCTGACACCCGAGCCCGACTGGCTCGGCCGCCAGGACAAACGCGGCGCGCCGCCGACCCTGACCCGCCTGGTCAGCGCCCTGAGCCAGAACGCCGCCGAAGACGCGCAGATCATCCCGGTCAGCGTGTTCTGGGGCCAGTCGCCGGACAGCGAATCCAGCCCGTGGAAGCTGTTGTTCGCCGACAGTTGGGCGGTCACCGGGCGTCTGCGCCGCTTGCTCAGCATCATCGTGCTGGGGCGCAAGACCCGCGTGCAGTTCTCGGCGCCGATCCATCTGCGCGAACTGATCGACCACAATAAGGGCCACGAACGCACCGTGCGCATGGCTCAGCGGATCCTGCGGGTGCACTTCCGCAACCTGAAAGCCGCGGTGATCGGTCCGGACATTTCCCACCGCCGAAACCTGGTCAAAGGCTTGCTCAATCAGCCCTTGGTCAAACAAGCGATCCTCGATGAAGCCGAGCGTGAAAACATCTCCCCGGAGAAAGCCAAGGCCCAGGCCCTGCGCTACGGCAACGAGATCGCCTCGGACTACACCTACACCGCGATCCGTTTTCTGGAAGTAGTGTTGAGCTGGTTCTGGAACAAGATTTACGACGGGGTGAAGGTCAACCACATCGAAGGTGTGCAGAAAGTCGCCCAGGGTCACGAAGTGATCTATGTGCCTTGCCACCGCAGCCACATCGACTACTTGTTGCTTTCGTATCTGTTGTTCCGCAATGGCCTGACTCCGCCGCACGTTGCCGCCGGGATCAACCTGAACATGCCGGTGATCGGCAGCCTGCTGCGTCGCGGCGGTGCGTTCTTCATGCGCCGCACGTTCAAGGGCAACCCGCTCTACACCTCGGTGTTCAACGAATACCTGCACACTCTGTTCACCAAAGGCTTCCCGGTCGAGTACTTCGTCGAGGGCGGCCGGTCGCGCACCGGGCGCATGCTGCAACCGAAAACCGGGATGCTGGCGATCACCCTGCGCAGCTTCCTGCGTTCGTCGCGGATGCCGATCGTGTTCATCCCGGTGTACATCGGTTACGAGCGGGTTCTGGAAGGCCGGACCTACCTCGGCGAACTGCGTGGCGCGACCAAGAAGAAAGAATCGATCTTCGACATCTTCAAAGTCATCGGCGCGCTCAAGCAGCGCTTCGGCCAAGTGGCGGTGAACTTCGGCGAACCGATCAAACTGGCGGAGTTCCTCGACAGCGAACAACCCGACTGGCGCTCCCAAGAGCTTGGCCCGCAGTTCAAACCGGCCTGGCTCAACGAAACCACCAACCGCCTCGGCGAGAAAGTCGCGCAGCATCTGAACGAAGCGGCGGCGATCAACCCGGTGAACCTGGTGGCGCTGGCATTGCTGTCCACCAGCCGTTTGGCCCTGGATGATCGCGCCATGGCGCGGGTGCTTGATCTGTATCTGGCGCTGTTGCGCAAGGTCCCGTACTCGCCGCACACCACGTTGCCGGAAGGCGATGGTCGGGCGCTAATCGAGCACGTGAAGGACATGGACCTGCTGTCCGAACAGAGTGATGCCTTGGGCAAGATTTTGTACCTGGACGAGCAGAACGCTGTCCTGATGACCTACTACCGCAACAACGTGCTGCACATCTTCGCCTTGCCAGCGCTGTTGGCGAGTTTCTTCCAGAGTGCGTCGCGCATGAGCCGCGAACAGATCCTGCGCTACACCCGCGCGCTGTATCCGTACCTGCAATCAGAGCTTTTCATTCGCTGGTCCATGGATGAGCTGGATGGCGTGGTCGATCAGTGGCTCGAAGCCTTCGTCGAGCAAGGCTTGCTGCGTTTCGAGAACGATGTGTACCTGCGTCCGGCACCGAGTTCGCGGCATTTCGTACTGCTGACGCTGCTGTCGAAAAGCATCGCCCAGACCCTGCAACGTTTTTACATGACTGTTTCCTTGCTGCTCAACAGCGGCCAGAACAGTATTAGCGCCGAAGAACTGGAAGACCTGTGCACCGTCATGGCCCAGCGCCTGTCGATCCTCCACGGTTTGAACGCCCCGGAGTTTTTCGACAAGAGCCTGTTCCGTCACTTTATCCAGACCTTGCTCGACCTCGACGTGCTGCGTCGCGACGAAGCCGGGAAGCTGAGCTATCACGCGCAGCTCGGCGAACTGGCTGAAGGCGCGGCCAAACGCGTATTGCCGGCGGAGATTCGCTTGTCGATCCGTCAGGTGGCGTTGCATCGCAGTGAAGATGCGGCGGACCAGGTCGCCACACAACCCGAGACTTGA
- a CDS encoding cold-shock protein: protein MATRETGNVKWFNDAKGYGFIQREDGVDVFVHYHAIRGEGHRSLAEGQQVEYAVVTGEKGLQAEDVVGL, encoded by the coding sequence ATGGCTACGCGCGAAACCGGCAATGTAAAGTGGTTCAACGATGCCAAGGGCTACGGCTTCATTCAACGCGAGGACGGGGTGGACGTGTTCGTGCACTACCATGCGATCCGCGGTGAAGGCCACCGCTCGCTGGCTGAAGGTCAGCAGGTTGAGTATGCCGTGGTGACAGGCGAGAAGGGGTTGCAGGCTGAGGATGTGGTGGGGCTGTAA
- a CDS encoding putative RNA methyltransferase translates to MLACPICSEPLNAVDNGVACPAGHRFDRARQGYLNLLPVQHKNSRDPGDNLAMVEARRDFLNAGHYAPVAKRLAELAAQYAPQRWLDIGCGEGYYTAQIAEALPNTDGYALDISREAVKRACKRNPALTWLIASMARVPLASGSCQFLASVFSPLDWEEAKRLLSPGGGLMKVGPTSGHLMELRESLYDEVREYTDDKHLALVPEGMALAHSETLEFKLTLESGQDRANLLAMTPHGWRASAERRAAVIEQVEPFETTVSMRYDYFILQ, encoded by the coding sequence ATGCTGGCCTGCCCGATCTGCAGTGAACCGCTGAACGCGGTGGACAACGGCGTGGCCTGCCCCGCCGGGCATCGTTTCGACCGCGCGCGCCAGGGGTATCTGAACCTGCTGCCGGTGCAGCATAAGAACAGCCGCGACCCTGGGGATAACTTGGCGATGGTCGAGGCCCGCCGCGATTTCTTGAACGCTGGTCATTACGCGCCGGTCGCCAAGCGTCTGGCGGAACTGGCGGCGCAGTACGCGCCGCAGCGCTGGCTCGACATCGGTTGTGGCGAGGGTTACTACACCGCGCAAATCGCCGAGGCCTTACCGAATACTGACGGTTACGCGCTGGACATCTCCCGGGAAGCGGTCAAACGCGCCTGTAAACGCAACCCGGCGCTGACCTGGTTGATCGCCAGCATGGCGCGGGTGCCGTTGGCGTCCGGCAGTTGCCAGTTTCTGGCCAGCGTCTTCAGCCCATTGGACTGGGAAGAAGCCAAACGCTTGCTCAGCCCTGGCGGCGGCTTGATGAAGGTCGGCCCGACCAGCGGCCACCTGATGGAATTGCGCGAAAGCCTGTACGACGAAGTGCGTGAATACACCGACGACAAGCACCTGGCTCTGGTGCCGGAAGGCATGGCGCTGGCGCACAGCGAAACCCTGGAATTCAAACTGACGCTGGAAAGTGGTCAGGACCGCGCCAACCTGTTGGCCATGACGCCCCACGGCTGGCGCGCCAGCGCTGAACGCCGAGCGGCAGTCATCGAGCAGGTCGAGCCGTTCGAAACCACGGTTTCGATGCGCTACGATTACTTTATTCTTCAGTAA
- the dapE gene encoding succinyl-diaminopimelate desuccinylase, whose protein sequence is MTAHADLSPTLQLAIDLIRRPSVTPVDADCQKQMMQRLGDAGFKLEPMRIEDVDNFWATHGKHDGPVLCFAGHTDVVPTGPVTAWQIDPFNAVIDEHGMLCGRGAADMKGSLASMTVAAERFVTDYPDHKGKVAFLITSDEEGPAHHGTKAVIERLAARKERLDWCIVGEPSSTTLVGDVVKNGRRGSLGAKLTVRGIQGHVAYPHLAKNPIHLSAPALAELAAEHWDHGNDFFPPTSFQISNVNSGTGATNVIPGDLVAVFNFRFSTESTVEGLQKRVADILDKHGLDWHVDWALSGLPFLTEPGALLDAVASSIKDITGRETKASTSGGTSDGRFIATMGTQVVELGPVNATIHQVNERVLAADLDVLTEIYYQTLIKLLA, encoded by the coding sequence ATGACGGCCCACGCCGACCTTTCGCCGACCCTCCAACTCGCCATCGACCTGATCCGCCGTCCGTCCGTGACGCCGGTCGACGCCGATTGCCAGAAGCAGATGATGCAGCGCCTGGGCGATGCCGGTTTCAAACTGGAACCGATGCGCATCGAAGATGTGGATAACTTCTGGGCCACCCACGGTAAACACGACGGTCCGGTGCTGTGCTTCGCCGGTCACACCGACGTTGTCCCGACCGGTCCGGTAACCGCTTGGCAGATCGACCCGTTCAACGCGGTGATCGACGAACACGGCATGCTCTGCGGCCGTGGCGCGGCAGACATGAAAGGCAGCCTCGCCTCCATGACCGTCGCCGCCGAGCGTTTCGTCACCGACTACCCGGATCACAAGGGCAAGGTCGCTTTCTTGATCACCAGTGACGAAGAAGGCCCGGCGCACCACGGCACCAAGGCTGTGATCGAACGCCTCGCCGCCCGTAAAGAACGTCTGGACTGGTGCATCGTCGGCGAACCGTCGAGCACCACCCTGGTCGGTGACGTGGTCAAGAATGGCCGTCGCGGTTCCCTCGGCGCCAAGCTGACCGTACGCGGTATTCAGGGCCACGTGGCCTATCCGCACCTGGCGAAGAACCCGATCCACCTCTCCGCCCCGGCACTCGCGGAACTCGCCGCCGAGCATTGGGACCACGGCAACGACTTCTTCCCGCCGACCAGTTTCCAGATTTCCAACGTCAACTCCGGCACTGGCGCGACCAACGTGATTCCGGGGGATCTGGTGGCGGTGTTCAACTTCCGTTTCTCCACCGAATCCACCGTCGAAGGCCTGCAAAAGCGGGTGGCCGATATCCTCGACAAGCATGGCCTGGACTGGCACGTGGATTGGGCGCTGTCGGGCCTGCCGTTCCTCACCGAACCGGGCGCACTGCTGGATGCCGTGGCATCGAGCATCAAGGACATCACCGGTCGCGAGACCAAGGCTTCCACCAGTGGTGGCACCTCGGACGGGCGCTTCATCGCGACCATGGGCACCCAAGTGGTTGAGCTGGGGCCGGTCAACGCGACGATTCACCAGGTCAACGAGCGCGTGCTGGCCGCCGACCTCGATGTGCTGACCGAAATCTACTACCAGACCTTGATCAAGTTGCTCGCCTGA
- a CDS encoding glycosyltransferase produces MSSRKFGLNLVVVLAIAALFTGFWALINRPVSAPNWPEQISGFSYSPFQQDQYPQKDQYPTDDEMRRDLEIMSKLTDNIRTYSVDGTLEDIPKLAEEFGLRVTLGIWISPDQERNEREILRAIELANTSRSVVRVVVGNEAIFRKEITAKDLSVILDRVRAAVKVPVTTSEQWHVWEEHPELAKHVDLIAAHVLPYWEFIPVDKAGQFVLDRARDLKKMFPKKPLLLSEVGWPSNGRMRGGTDASPADQAIYLRTLVNKLNRQGFNYFVIEAFDQPWKASDEGSVGAYWGVFNAARQQKFNFEGPVVAIPQWRVLAIGSAVLALLSLTLLMIDGSALRQRGRTFLTFIAFLCGSVLVWIGYDYSQQYSTWFSLTVGFLLALGALGVFIVLLTEAHELAEAVWTHKRRREFLPVEGDSDYRPKVSIHVPCYNEPPEMVKQTLNALANLDYPDFEVLIIDNNTKDPAVWEPVRDYCETLGPRFKFFHVAPLAGFKGGALNYLIPHTAKDAEVIAVIDSDYCVDPNWLKHMVPHFADPKIAVVQSPQDYRDQNESTFKKLCYAEYKGFFHIGMVTRNDRDAIIQHGTMTMTRRSVLEELGWADWCICEDAELGLRVFEKGLSAAYYHTSYGKGLMPDTFIDFKKQRFRWAYGAIQIIKRHTASLLRGKGTELTRGQRYHFLAGWLPWVADGMNIFFTVGALLWSAAMIIVPQRVDPPLLIFAIPPLALFVFKVGKIIFLYRRAVGVNLKDAFCAALAGLALSHTIAKAVLYGFFTSSIPFFRTPKNADNHGFWVAISEAREEMFIMLLLWGAALGIFLVNGLPSNDMRFWVIMLLVQSLPYLAALIMAFLSSLPKPVAEPEPAPAV; encoded by the coding sequence ATGTCATCGCGTAAATTTGGACTCAACCTGGTCGTGGTGCTCGCCATCGCAGCCTTGTTTACCGGCTTCTGGGCGCTGATTAACCGCCCGGTCTCCGCCCCCAACTGGCCTGAACAGATCTCCGGTTTTTCGTACTCGCCGTTTCAACAAGACCAGTACCCACAGAAAGACCAGTACCCGACCGACGATGAAATGCGTCGCGACCTGGAGATCATGAGCAAGCTGACGGACAACATCCGTACCTACTCGGTCGACGGCACGCTGGAGGACATCCCCAAACTGGCGGAAGAGTTCGGCCTGCGGGTGACCCTGGGGATCTGGATCAGCCCGGACCAGGAACGCAACGAGCGCGAGATCCTGCGCGCCATCGAACTGGCCAACACCTCCCGCAGTGTGGTTCGCGTGGTGGTCGGTAACGAGGCGATCTTCCGTAAGGAAATCACCGCCAAGGACCTGAGCGTGATCCTCGATCGCGTCCGCGCCGCCGTGAAAGTGCCGGTGACCACGTCCGAACAATGGCACGTCTGGGAAGAACACCCGGAACTGGCCAAGCACGTCGACCTGATCGCCGCGCACGTTCTGCCCTACTGGGAATTCATCCCGGTGGACAAGGCCGGTCAGTTCGTCCTCGACCGCGCCCGGGACCTGAAAAAGATGTTCCCGAAAAAACCACTGCTGCTTTCGGAGGTTGGCTGGCCGAGCAACGGCCGGATGCGTGGCGGCACCGATGCGAGCCCGGCGGATCAGGCGATCTACCTGCGGACTTTGGTCAACAAGCTGAACCGCCAGGGCTTCAACTACTTCGTGATCGAAGCGTTTGACCAGCCGTGGAAAGCCAGCGACGAAGGCTCGGTGGGCGCGTATTGGGGCGTGTTCAACGCCGCGCGCCAACAGAAATTCAACTTCGAAGGCCCGGTGGTCGCGATTCCGCAATGGCGCGTGCTGGCGATCGGCTCGGCCGTACTGGCGTTGCTGTCCCTGACCTTGCTGATGATCGACGGCTCGGCCCTGCGCCAGCGTGGCCGGACCTTCCTGACCTTTATCGCCTTCCTGTGCGGTTCGGTTTTGGTGTGGATCGGCTACGACTACAGCCAGCAATACAGCACCTGGTTCAGCCTGACGGTGGGCTTCTTGCTCGCCCTCGGTGCGCTCGGGGTGTTTATCGTGCTGCTGACCGAGGCCCACGAACTGGCCGAAGCGGTCTGGACCCACAAGCGCCGGCGAGAATTCCTGCCGGTCGAAGGTGATTCGGACTACCGACCAAAAGTCTCGATTCACGTACCGTGCTACAACGAACCGCCGGAGATGGTCAAACAGACCCTCAACGCCCTGGCCAACCTCGACTATCCGGATTTCGAAGTCCTGATCATCGACAACAACACCAAGGACCCGGCGGTCTGGGAACCGGTGCGCGATTACTGCGAAACCCTCGGCCCGCGCTTCAAGTTCTTCCACGTCGCCCCGTTGGCCGGTTTCAAGGGTGGCGCGCTGAACTACCTGATTCCGCACACCGCCAAGGATGCCGAAGTCATTGCGGTGATCGACTCGGACTACTGCGTCGACCCGAACTGGCTCAAGCACATGGTGCCCCACTTCGCCGATCCGAAAATCGCCGTGGTGCAGTCGCCACAGGACTATCGCGACCAGAACGAAAGCACCTTCAAGAAGCTCTGCTACGCGGAATACAAAGGTTTCTTCCACATCGGCATGGTCACCCGTAACGACCGTGACGCGATCATCCAGCACGGCACCATGACCATGACCCGTCGCTCGGTGCTCGAGGAACTCGGCTGGGCCGACTGGTGCATCTGTGAAGACGCCGAGTTGGGCCTGCGCGTATTCGAAAAAGGCTTGTCGGCGGCGTATTACCACACCAGCTACGGCAAAGGCTTGATGCCCGATACCTTTATCGACTTCAAGAAACAGCGTTTCCGCTGGGCCTATGGCGCGATTCAGATCATCAAGCGTCACACCGCCAGTTTGCTGCGCGGCAAGGGCACCGAGCTGACCCGTGGCCAGCGCTACCACTTCCTCGCGGGCTGGTTGCCCTGGGTTGCCGATGGCATGAACATCTTCTTCACCGTCGGCGCCCTGTTGTGGTCGGCAGCGATGATCATCGTGCCGCAACGGGTCGATCCACCGCTGTTGATTTTTGCAATCCCGCCATTGGCGTTGTTCGTGTTCAAGGTTGGCAAGATCATCTTCCTGTACCGTCGTGCGGTCGGGGTCAACCTGAAAGATGCGTTCTGCGCGGCACTGGCCGGGTTGGCGTTGTCGCACACCATCGCCAAAGCGGTGCTGTACGGCTTCTTCACCAGCAGCATTCCGTTCTTCCGCACGCCGAAAAACGCCGATAACCACGGCTTCTGGGTGGCGATTTCGGAAGCTCGCGAAGAGATGTTCATCATGCTGCTGTTGTGGGGCGCTGCGCTGGGGATCTTCCTGGTGAACGGCTTGCCGAGCAACGACATGCGCTTCTGGGTGATCATGTTGCTGGTGCAGTCGCTGCCGTACCTGGCGGCGCTGATCATGGCGTTCCTGTCTTCGCTGCCCAAACCGGTTGCCGAGCCTGAGCCTGCACCGGCTGTCTAA
- the tcdA gene encoding tRNA cyclic N6-threonylcarbamoyladenosine(37) synthase TcdA — MVMSTEDPRFAGIARLYGIEGLERLRAAHVAIVGVGGVGSWAAEAVARCGVGEISLFDLDDVCVSNANRQLHALDSTVGKPKVEVMAERLRGINPDCTVHAVADFVTRETMAEYITPNIDCVIDCIDSVNAKAALIAWCKRRKIQIITTGGAGGQIDPTLIQVCDLNRTFNDPLASKVRSTLRRDYNFSRTVTRHYSVPCVFSTEQLRYPKPDGSICLQKSFVGDGVKLDCAGGFGAVMMVTATFGMVAATKAVDKIVAGVRRPADRVKPEA; from the coding sequence ATGGTCATGAGTACAGAAGATCCGCGGTTTGCTGGCATCGCTCGTTTGTATGGCATTGAAGGCCTGGAGCGCTTGCGCGCGGCCCATGTGGCGATCGTCGGTGTCGGCGGCGTTGGTTCCTGGGCGGCGGAAGCCGTTGCCCGCTGTGGCGTGGGCGAGATTTCGCTGTTCGACCTGGACGACGTCTGCGTCAGCAACGCCAACCGTCAGTTGCATGCGCTGGACAGCACCGTCGGCAAACCCAAGGTCGAAGTGATGGCCGAGCGTCTGCGCGGGATCAACCCGGATTGCACGGTGCACGCGGTGGCGGACTTCGTGACGCGCGAAACCATGGCCGAGTACATCACGCCGAACATCGACTGCGTGATCGATTGCATCGACAGCGTCAACGCCAAGGCTGCGCTGATTGCCTGGTGCAAACGCCGCAAGATCCAGATCATCACGACCGGCGGTGCGGGCGGGCAGATTGACCCGACGCTGATCCAGGTCTGCGACCTCAACCGTACTTTCAACGATCCGCTGGCCTCGAAAGTGCGCTCGACGTTGCGCCGTGACTACAACTTCTCCCGCACCGTGACCCGCCATTACAGCGTGCCGTGCGTGTTCTCGACCGAGCAGCTGCGCTACCCGAAACCGGATGGCAGCATTTGCCTGCAGAAGAGTTTTGTCGGCGATGGCGTGAAGCTCGATTGCGCCGGCGGGTTTGGCGCCGTGATGATGGTGACGGCGACGTTCGGCATGGTCGCGGCGACCAAGGCTGTGGATAAGATTGTGGCGGGTGTGCGGCGGCCTGCGGATCGGGTTAAACCTGAAGCTTAA
- a CDS encoding SufE family protein translates to MSLPAEAVTALETFQNAAGWEQRARLLMQWGDRLPALSAVDKVDANRVHGCESQVWLVGALQAGHWQFAASSDARLIRGLVALLLARVNGLSAAELQQVDLPEWFNQLGLSRQLSPSRSNGLNAVLQRMNELAAPL, encoded by the coding sequence ATGAGCTTGCCCGCCGAAGCCGTTACAGCGCTGGAGACTTTTCAGAATGCCGCTGGCTGGGAACAACGGGCGCGCCTGTTGATGCAATGGGGCGACCGCCTGCCAGCGTTGAGCGCTGTGGATAAAGTCGACGCGAACCGGGTGCATGGCTGTGAAAGCCAGGTCTGGTTGGTGGGCGCGTTGCAGGCTGGGCACTGGCAGTTTGCCGCGAGCAGCGATGCGCGATTGATTCGCGGGTTGGTGGCGTTGCTGCTGGCGCGGGTCAACGGGTTGTCGGCGGCCGAGTTGCAGCAGGTGGATTTGCCCGAGTGGTTTAACCAGCTCGGGCTCAGTCGCCAACTGTCGCCGTCGCGCAGTAATGGCCTGAATGCCGTACTCCAGCGGATGAATGAGTTGGCCGCGCCCCTGTAG